The Gammaproteobacteria bacterium genome has a segment encoding these proteins:
- a CDS encoding amidohydrolase family protein: protein MTGGAFRAWAAIALTATLGATAGVAHAEMSLDEALAVRPYPAPPATPAQVLIRDATVWTMTDAGILEHTDLLLENGRIAAIGRNLRAGGSALVVEAAGRHVTPGIIDAHSHSATEQLDLNEGVNSVSSEVRVSDVLDTRSPDIYQQLAGGVTTAHVLHGSGNAIGGQNAIVKYRWGVERPGELLFEGAHPTIKFALGENPTQAAFRGGMPGGDLRYPATRMGVAALMRSSFELAEQYQREWAHYNALSKRERARTVPPRRDLRLEPLVEVLQDKRDVHSHSYRADEILALMRVAEDLGFRIRAFHHVLEGYRVADEMAAHGAGGSTFSDWWSFKLEAYEAIPWNAAIMAQRGVLVSLNSDNAELARRLNLEAAKMIHYGGMSPEQALAMVTINPARQLRIDERTGSLATGKDADVVVWSGDPLSVFSRADLAFVDGKLRFSRDADLAHRPLVTAARARLAAELQGDAGKTAAAAPAATPALNPPAPAFDYRPAPRAPQAPVAIIGATVHTMEGPAITDGVVVFTAGRITAVGGADTPVPADAERIDARGKHLWPGMIHLNTVLGISEIESVPGSVDVAETGDINADADAVQAVNAASAHFAVARSGGISHALVVPAGGLVSGTTSLLRTDGWTWEEMTAVRQHSLALRWPEPPPPQYAIFMGPPKTLAELKKEAEDRVKRLDKLLDEAIAYGRAQRDAEARGGEWDYDAQLEALQPVVAGKRPLWATAREKHSIEAVVNWAAKRGLRLVITDGRDAYLTSELLAEHKVPVVLTNIVGGPPRPDDPIDVLYSLPAKLESAGVLFAIASTTRPGGSGNARHISLFAGIAAANGLDREAAYRSLTLYPARILGLDDVLGSIAPGKSASLALTDGDLLEPSTTVEQVWIDGTRPSMDDVQKAAWRKWSARPKP, encoded by the coding sequence ATGACCGGCGGCGCATTTCGAGCCTGGGCGGCGATCGCGCTCACCGCAACGCTCGGCGCGACCGCCGGCGTCGCGCATGCCGAGATGAGCCTCGATGAGGCCCTCGCGGTGCGCCCCTATCCCGCACCGCCGGCCACGCCCGCGCAGGTGCTGATCCGCGATGCAACCGTGTGGACCATGACGGACGCGGGCATCCTCGAGCACACCGACCTGCTGCTCGAGAACGGGCGCATTGCCGCCATCGGCCGCAACCTGCGCGCCGGCGGGAGCGCACTCGTCGTCGAGGCCGCCGGCCGGCACGTCACGCCGGGCATCATCGACGCGCACAGCCACAGCGCCACCGAGCAGCTCGACCTCAACGAGGGCGTGAACAGCGTCAGTTCCGAAGTGCGGGTGAGCGACGTGCTCGACACCCGCTCCCCGGATATCTACCAGCAGCTCGCCGGCGGCGTGACCACCGCACACGTACTGCACGGCTCGGGCAACGCCATCGGCGGCCAGAACGCCATCGTCAAGTACCGCTGGGGCGTGGAGCGCCCGGGCGAACTCCTGTTCGAGGGCGCGCATCCGACCATCAAGTTCGCGCTCGGCGAGAACCCGACGCAGGCCGCCTTCCGCGGTGGCATGCCCGGGGGCGACCTGCGTTACCCGGCCACCCGCATGGGCGTGGCCGCCCTGATGCGCTCGAGCTTCGAACTGGCCGAGCAGTACCAGCGCGAGTGGGCGCACTACAACGCGCTCTCGAAGCGGGAGCGCGCACGCACCGTCCCGCCGCGGCGCGATCTGCGCCTCGAGCCGCTGGTGGAGGTGCTGCAGGACAAGCGCGACGTGCACTCGCACAGCTACCGCGCGGACGAGATCCTCGCGCTGATGCGGGTTGCCGAGGACCTCGGCTTCCGCATCCGGGCCTTCCATCACGTGCTGGAGGGCTATCGCGTGGCCGACGAGATGGCCGCGCACGGCGCGGGCGGCTCGACCTTCTCTGACTGGTGGAGCTTCAAGCTGGAGGCCTACGAAGCCATCCCCTGGAACGCAGCGATCATGGCGCAGCGGGGCGTGCTGGTGAGCCTGAACTCCGACAACGCCGAGCTCGCGCGGCGCCTGAATCTCGAAGCCGCCAAGATGATCCACTACGGCGGCATGAGCCCCGAGCAGGCGCTGGCGATGGTCACGATCAATCCCGCGCGCCAGCTCAGGATCGACGAGCGCACCGGTTCGCTCGCGACCGGCAAGGACGCCGACGTGGTGGTGTGGAGCGGCGACCCGTTGAGCGTTTTCAGCCGTGCGGACCTGGCGTTCGTCGACGGCAAGCTGCGTTTCAGCCGCGATGCGGACCTCGCCCACCGCCCGCTCGTCACCGCGGCGCGGGCAAGACTCGCCGCCGAGCTGCAGGGCGACGCGGGCAAGACTGCAGCCGCTGCGCCCGCAGCGACGCCGGCCCTGAACCCGCCCGCCCCGGCTTTCGACTACCGCCCCGCGCCACGTGCCCCGCAGGCGCCCGTGGCCATCATCGGCGCCACGGTGCACACGATGGAAGGGCCGGCGATCACCGACGGCGTGGTCGTGTTCACGGCGGGTCGCATTACCGCGGTGGGTGGGGCCGATACGCCCGTGCCGGCCGATGCCGAGCGCATCGATGCCCGCGGCAAGCACCTGTGGCCCGGCATGATCCACCTGAACACCGTGCTCGGCATCAGCGAGATCGAGAGCGTGCCCGGCTCCGTGGACGTCGCTGAAACCGGCGACATCAACGCGGATGCGGACGCGGTGCAGGCGGTGAACGCCGCGAGCGCGCACTTTGCCGTGGCCCGTTCCGGCGGTATCAGCCACGCGCTGGTCGTACCCGCCGGCGGGCTCGTGAGCGGCACGACCTCCCTGCTGCGCACCGACGGCTGGACCTGGGAGGAGATGACCGCGGTGCGCCAGCACTCGCTCGCGCTGCGCTGGCCGGAGCCACCCCCGCCGCAGTACGCCATCTTCATGGGCCCGCCGAAGACACTCGCCGAACTCAAGAAGGAGGCGGAAGACCGCGTCAAGCGCCTCGACAAGCTGCTCGACGAGGCGATCGCCTACGGCCGCGCGCAGCGCGATGCCGAGGCGCGCGGCGGCGAGTGGGACTACGACGCGCAGCTCGAAGCGCTGCAACCGGTGGTTGCCGGCAAGCGGCCCCTGTGGGCCACCGCGCGGGAGAAGCACTCCATCGAGGCCGTGGTGAACTGGGCGGCGAAACGCGGCCTGCGCCTGGTGATCACCGACGGCCGCGACGCCTACCTCACCAGCGAGCTGCTCGCCGAGCACAAGGTACCGGTCGTGCTCACCAACATCGTCGGCGGGCCGCCGCGCCCCGACGATCCCATCGACGTGCTCTACTCGTTGCCGGCGAAGCTCGAGTCCGCCGGCGTGCTGTTCGCGATCGCGAGCACCACCCGCCCCGGTGGCTCCGGCAATGCACGCCACATCTCGCTGTTCGCGGGCATCGCGGCGGCCAACGGCCTCGACCGCGAGGCCGCCTACCGTTCGCTCACCCTGTATCCGGCCCGCATCCTCGGCCTCGACGACGTGCTCGGCTCCATCGCGCCGGGCAAGAGCGCCAGCCTGGCGCTGACCGACGGCGATCTGCTGGAGCCGAGTACCACGGTCGAGCAGGTCTGGATCGACGGCACCCGCCCGTCGATGGACGACGTGCAGAAAGCCGCCTGGCGCAAGTGGAGCGCACGGCCGAAGCCCTGA
- the hutG gene encoding N-formylglutamate deformylase encodes MDLYRFLPGRTRLLVSIPHAGTYLPPEIARDLNATGRAMPDTDWYVDRLYDFLSAIGASVLVATHSRYVVDLNRAPDNAPLYPGLAASPVCPAETFSGKPLWRKGRAPDGAESARRVAQYWQPYHERLRREIDTLRDRHGSVVLWDAHSIRSRVPRLFVGALPVFNFGTNDGRSCDSGLAGRLFGHALQVAGSEAVLDGRFKGGHITRAYGDPARGVDTVQLELAQRCYMDEATGKWNAGKARQTRALLRELLAIAIS; translated from the coding sequence ATGGACTTGTACCGATTCCTGCCGGGCCGCACGCGCCTGCTGGTGAGCATCCCGCACGCCGGCACCTACCTGCCGCCGGAGATCGCGCGCGACCTGAACGCGACCGGCCGCGCCATGCCCGACACCGACTGGTACGTGGACCGGCTGTACGATTTCCTGTCCGCGATCGGCGCCTCGGTGCTGGTCGCGACGCACTCGCGCTACGTGGTCGACCTCAATCGCGCCCCCGACAACGCACCGCTGTACCCGGGGCTTGCCGCAAGCCCCGTCTGTCCGGCGGAGACGTTCTCCGGCAAGCCGCTCTGGCGCAAGGGCCGGGCGCCGGATGGCGCCGAGAGCGCACGCCGGGTCGCGCAGTACTGGCAGCCCTACCATGAACGCCTGCGCCGCGAGATCGACACGCTGCGCGACCGGCACGGCTCGGTCGTGCTCTGGGACGCCCACTCGATCCGCAGCCGCGTGCCGAGGCTCTTCGTGGGCGCATTGCCGGTCTTCAATTTCGGCACCAACGACGGCCGTTCCTGCGACTCCGGCCTCGCGGGGCGTTTGTTCGGCCATGCGCTGCAGGTCGCCGGCTCCGAGGCGGTGCTCGACGGCCGCTTCAAGGGCGGCCATATCACCCGCGCCTACGGGGACCCCGCCCGCGGCGTCGACACCGTCCAGCTCGAGCTGGCGCAGCGCTGCTACATGGACGAGGCCACCGGCAAGTGGAATGCGGGTAAGGCGCGCCAGACCCGCGCCCTGCTGCGCGAGCTGCTCGCGATCGCGATCTCGTAG
- the hutH gene encoding histidine ammonia-lyase translates to MSAQISTRPEALTLPRLRTAWRGAVRVDLDPATRQRIDAGAQAVATALASNEPIYGINTGFGMLASVRIADDQLDQLQQNLILSHCAGIGPPLDDRTVRLVLVLKILSLAQGYSGVTAGLVEALCRLLEREVYPCIPSQGSVGASGDLAPLAHLSALLLGEGRARHAGREHDAAEALRLAGLGRVALRPKEGLALLNGTQVSTALALGGLFAAEDVFAAACLAGALSVDAARGSDTPFDARISELRGHRGQRDVAALYTGLLAGSGIRASHHGCDRVQDPYSLRCQPQVMGACLDAIRHVAEVLLAEARSVTDNPLVFGDDGVILSGGNFHAEPVALACDYLATAIAEIGALSERRIALLIDSRMSGLPPFLVEEGGLNSGFMIAQVTAAALASENKALAHPASVDSLPTSANQEDHVSMATGAARRLHQMAENCAAIVAIELLAACQGVEFHRPLRSSAPLEAALARVRTLSPRFTRDRALSPDIERVRGAILDGGFSRDAERLLPSRQA, encoded by the coding sequence ATGAGCGCACAGATTTCGACCCGGCCGGAGGCCCTCACCCTGCCGCGGCTGCGCACGGCCTGGCGCGGCGCAGTCCGCGTGGATCTCGACCCGGCGACCCGCCAGCGCATCGACGCGGGTGCCCAGGCGGTGGCGACCGCGCTCGCCTCGAACGAGCCGATCTACGGCATCAACACCGGCTTCGGCATGCTCGCCTCGGTGCGCATTGCCGACGACCAGCTCGATCAACTGCAGCAGAACCTCATCCTGTCGCACTGCGCGGGCATCGGGCCGCCGCTGGATGACCGTACCGTGCGCCTCGTGCTCGTCCTGAAGATCCTCAGCCTGGCGCAGGGTTACTCCGGCGTGACCGCCGGGCTGGTCGAGGCGCTGTGCCGGCTGCTCGAGCGCGAAGTCTACCCCTGCATTCCGTCGCAGGGGTCGGTCGGTGCCTCCGGCGACCTCGCGCCGCTCGCGCATCTCTCCGCACTGCTGCTCGGCGAAGGGCGCGCGCGCCACGCCGGGCGCGAACATGACGCCGCGGAGGCGCTGCGCCTGGCGGGCCTCGGGCGCGTGGCCCTGCGTCCGAAGGAGGGGCTGGCGTTGCTGAACGGCACGCAGGTGTCGACCGCGCTCGCGCTCGGGGGCTTGTTCGCGGCGGAGGACGTGTTCGCCGCCGCCTGCCTCGCGGGGGCGTTGTCCGTCGATGCAGCCCGCGGCAGCGACACGCCCTTCGATGCGCGCATCAGCGAACTGCGCGGCCATCGCGGCCAGCGCGACGTGGCCGCCCTCTACACCGGGTTGCTCGCCGGCAGCGGGATCCGCGCGTCGCACCACGGTTGCGACCGCGTGCAGGATCCCTACAGCCTGCGTTGCCAGCCGCAGGTGATGGGGGCCTGCCTCGATGCGATTCGTCACGTGGCGGAGGTGTTGCTGGCCGAAGCGCGCTCCGTGACCGACAACCCGCTGGTCTTCGGCGATGACGGCGTCATCCTCTCCGGCGGAAACTTCCATGCCGAACCCGTGGCGCTGGCCTGCGATTACCTCGCCACCGCCATTGCCGAAATCGGCGCGCTGTCGGAGCGGCGCATCGCATTGTTGATCGACTCGCGCATGAGCGGCCTGCCGCCGTTCCTGGTGGAGGAGGGCGGGCTGAACTCCGGCTTCATGATCGCGCAGGTGACCGCAGCGGCACTCGCCTCCGAGAACAAGGCACTGGCGCATCCGGCCAGCGTCGACAGCCTGCCGACCTCGGCCAATCAGGAAGACCACGTGAGCATGGCGACCGGTGCCGCGCGGCGCCTGCACCAGATGGCGGAGAACTGCGCCGCCATCGTCGCGATCGAGTTGCTGGCCGCTTGCCAGGGCGTGGAGTTCCACCGGCCCTTGCGCAGCTCGGCGCCGCTCGAGGCGGCACTCGCCCGGGTGCGCACGCTGAGCCCGCGGTTCACCCGGGACCGCGCGCTGTCGCCGGACATCGAACGGGTGCGCGGCGCGATTCTCGACGGTGGCTTTTCGCGCGATGCCGAGCGGTTGCTGCCGTCACGGCAGGCGTAG
- the hutU gene encoding urocanate hydratase, translated as MMTRHSQRVIRAPRGPERSAKSWLTEAPLRMLMNNLDPEVAEHPEELVVYGGIGRAARDWECFDRIVAVLRSLGDDETLLIQSGKPVGVFRTHEDAPRALIANSNLVPHWATWEHFHELDRKGLMMYGQMTAGSWIYIGSQGIVQGTYETFVEMARQHFGADPRGRWILTAGLGGMGGAQPLAATMAGMSLLAIECRADRIEKRLATGYLDRRATNLDEALALIEAARRDRVAVSVGLQGNAAEILPELLARGVRPDAVTDQTSAHDPVHGYLPEGWSIERWLKAQAEDPQGVAAAARASIARHVRAMLAFHAQGVPVFDYGNNIRQVAREQGVTDAFAFPGFVPAYIRPLFCRGIGPFRWVALSGDPQDIYATDRKVRELIPDNPALHRWLDMAGRQIRFQGLPARICWVGLGDRHRLGLAFNDMVASGELRGPIVIGRDHLDSGSVASPNRETEAMRDGSDAVSDWPILNALLNTASGATWVSFHHGGGVGMGFSQHAGVVVVCDGTEAAARRIRRVLWNDPATGVMRHADAGYELALEHARHCGLKLPMADAGGAQS; from the coding sequence CTGATGACCCGACACAGCCAGCGCGTGATCCGCGCACCGCGCGGCCCGGAGAGATCGGCGAAGAGCTGGCTCACCGAAGCGCCGCTACGCATGCTCATGAACAACCTCGATCCCGAGGTGGCCGAGCACCCCGAGGAACTCGTCGTCTACGGCGGCATCGGTCGCGCGGCGCGCGACTGGGAGTGCTTCGACCGCATCGTGGCGGTGCTGCGCTCGCTCGGCGACGACGAGACGCTGCTCATCCAGTCCGGCAAGCCGGTCGGGGTATTCCGCACGCACGAAGACGCGCCGCGGGCGCTGATCGCCAACTCCAATCTCGTGCCGCACTGGGCCACCTGGGAGCACTTCCACGAGCTCGACCGCAAGGGCCTGATGATGTACGGCCAGATGACTGCCGGCTCCTGGATCTACATCGGCAGCCAGGGCATCGTGCAGGGCACCTACGAGACCTTCGTCGAAATGGCACGCCAGCACTTCGGCGCCGACCCGCGCGGGCGCTGGATCCTCACCGCGGGGCTCGGCGGCATGGGCGGAGCCCAGCCGCTGGCGGCAACGATGGCCGGGATGTCGCTGCTGGCGATCGAGTGTCGCGCCGACCGCATCGAAAAGCGGCTCGCCACCGGCTATCTCGACCGGCGCGCGACGAACCTCGACGAGGCGCTGGCGCTGATCGAGGCCGCGCGCCGCGACCGCGTCGCCGTGTCGGTCGGCCTGCAGGGCAATGCAGCCGAGATCCTGCCGGAACTGCTCGCCCGCGGCGTGCGCCCCGATGCGGTCACCGACCAGACCTCGGCGCACGATCCGGTGCACGGCTACCTGCCGGAGGGCTGGAGCATCGAGCGCTGGCTCAAGGCGCAGGCGGAAGATCCGCAGGGTGTGGCCGCGGCCGCGCGCGCCTCGATCGCCCGGCACGTGCGCGCCATGCTGGCCTTCCATGCGCAGGGCGTGCCCGTCTTCGACTACGGCAACAACATCCGCCAGGTCGCGCGCGAGCAAGGCGTGACGGACGCCTTCGCCTTCCCCGGCTTCGTGCCGGCCTACATCCGCCCGCTCTTCTGCCGCGGCATCGGTCCCTTCCGCTGGGTCGCGCTCTCCGGCGACCCGCAGGACATTTACGCCACCGACCGCAAGGTGCGCGAGCTCATCCCCGACAATCCCGCGCTGCATCGCTGGCTCGACATGGCCGGCCGGCAGATCCGCTTCCAGGGGTTGCCGGCGCGCATCTGCTGGGTGGGACTCGGCGACCGCCATCGCCTCGGCCTCGCCTTCAACGACATGGTGGCGAGCGGGGAGCTGCGCGGCCCGATCGTCATCGGCCGCGATCACCTCGACTCCGGCTCGGTGGCGAGCCCGAACCGCGAAACCGAAGCGATGCGCGACGGCTCCGACGCCGTCTCCGACTGGCCGATCCTGAATGCGCTGCTCAACACGGCGAGCGGCGCCACCTGGGTCTCGTTCCACCATGGCGGCGGCGTCGGCATGGGGTTCTCGCAGCATGCGGGCGTGGTGGTGGTCTGCGACGGCACCGAGGCCGCCGCGCGCCGCATCCGCCGCGTGCTGTGGAACGACCCGGCAACCGGCGTGATGCGCCACGCCGACGCAGGCTACGAACTGGCGCTCGAGCACGCCCGCCACTGCGGGCTGAAGCTGCCCATGGCCGACGCGGGCGGTGCGCAGTCATGA
- the hutC gene encoding histidine utilization repressor, translating to MTSQSPLLADPTVPRYQWLKAHIVESIRAGRLRPRDRVPSEQELVQRFGVSRMTANRALRELAHEGIVVRQSGLGTFVAEVQARSHALNVRNIADEIRDRGHAHSARVVRLERVEAQRETAARLRLRAGSTLFHSLLVHCENDLPIQAEERFVAPRAAPGYLDQDFTRVTPNEYLSRVAPLQTVEHVIRAEVAPERIRELLRMADGEPCLVIHRRTWSGGHPVSVAQLYHPGSRYELMAGSPPDRGGDGPVKGRN from the coding sequence ATGACGTCGCAATCCCCGCTGCTTGCCGATCCGACCGTACCGCGCTACCAGTGGCTGAAGGCGCATATCGTCGAGAGCATCCGCGCCGGGCGGCTGCGCCCGCGCGACCGCGTCCCCTCCGAGCAGGAGCTGGTGCAGCGCTTCGGCGTGTCCCGCATGACCGCGAACCGGGCGCTGCGCGAACTCGCGCACGAAGGCATCGTCGTGCGCCAGTCCGGCCTCGGCACCTTCGTCGCCGAGGTCCAGGCTCGCTCCCACGCGCTGAACGTGCGCAACATCGCCGACGAGATCCGCGACCGCGGTCATGCGCACTCGGCCAGGGTGGTGCGGCTGGAGCGCGTGGAGGCCCAGCGCGAGACCGCCGCGCGCCTGCGCCTGCGTGCCGGCTCCACGCTGTTCCATTCGCTGCTCGTGCATTGCGAGAACGACCTGCCGATCCAGGCGGAGGAGCGCTTTGTCGCGCCGCGTGCGGCGCCCGGTTATCTCGATCAGGATTTCACCCGGGTGACGCCCAACGAGTACCTCTCGCGCGTGGCGCCGCTGCAGACGGTGGAACACGTGATCCGCGCCGAAGTTGCCCCGGAGCGCATCCGCGAGCTGCTGCGCATGGCCGACGGCGAGCCCTGCCTCGTGATCCACCGGCGCACCTGGTCGGGCGGGCACCCGGTGAGCGTGGCGCAGCTCTACCACCCGGGATCGCGCTACGAACTCATGGCCGGTTCGCCGCCGGATCGCGGCGGCGACGGCCCCGTGAAAGGAAGGAACTGA
- a CDS encoding formimidoylglutamate deiminase, translated as MPQSPITAPATRLPGTAALAAHRVLTAGGWLHDATIRIDAAGAIARVETGVAAGPVSDTIILPGMPNLHSHAFQRAMAGSAERAGSGPESFWTWRERMYRLAQRLSPRDLETIATLLYVEMLEAGYTSVAEFHYLHHAPGGVRHADAAAASRALLSAAATTGIRITLLPVLYMYSGFGAQPPEPEQAAFVHPVGEYLALLDSLLADATGTARIGIAFHSLRAVTPAAMAQVLAWRARHAPGCPVHIHVAEQLQEVHECEAWSGRRPVEWLLHQGFIDRHWCLVHATHTTEEELRGVAQAGAVVGLCPTTEANLGDGLFPLAEYLAAGGRFGIGSDSQVSVSPIEELRWLEYGQRLLHGRRSIAASETDPHCGSRLYRAAIDGGSRALGQPGAAIAAGQAADLVVLDGGHPLLAGAQDDELLDRLVFAGNRPLVARVTVAGREVVREGRHVLADEAAAAFRDLMNRLRAG; from the coding sequence ATGCCTCAGTCGCCGATCACCGCTCCCGCTACCCGCCTGCCCGGTACCGCTGCCCTGGCCGCACATCGTGTCCTGACGGCCGGCGGCTGGCTGCACGACGCGACGATCCGCATCGATGCGGCCGGTGCCATTGCCCGGGTCGAAACGGGAGTGGCGGCCGGCCCGGTGTCCGACACGATCATCCTGCCCGGCATGCCGAACCTGCACAGCCACGCCTTCCAGCGCGCGATGGCGGGCAGTGCCGAGCGGGCGGGCAGCGGCCCCGAGTCGTTCTGGACCTGGCGCGAGCGCATGTACCGGCTGGCGCAACGCCTCTCCCCGCGCGACCTCGAGACCATCGCGACGCTGCTCTACGTCGAGATGCTCGAAGCCGGCTACACCTCCGTCGCCGAGTTCCATTACCTGCACCACGCGCCGGGCGGGGTGCGGCACGCCGATGCCGCGGCCGCGAGCCGCGCGTTGCTGAGCGCCGCCGCCACGACCGGCATCCGCATCACGCTGCTGCCGGTGTTGTACATGTACAGCGGCTTCGGCGCGCAACCGCCGGAGCCGGAGCAGGCGGCGTTCGTGCACCCGGTCGGCGAATACCTCGCGCTGCTCGACTCGCTGCTGGCGGATGCCACGGGCACCGCGCGCATCGGCATCGCCTTCCACAGCCTGCGCGCGGTGACGCCGGCTGCCATGGCGCAGGTGCTTGCATGGCGCGCGCGCCATGCGCCCGGCTGCCCGGTGCACATTCACGTCGCCGAGCAGTTGCAGGAAGTCCACGAGTGCGAGGCCTGGTCGGGCCGGCGCCCGGTGGAGTGGCTGCTCCACCAGGGTTTCATCGACCGGCACTGGTGCCTCGTGCACGCCACGCACACCACCGAGGAGGAATTGCGCGGCGTGGCGCAGGCTGGCGCGGTCGTCGGCCTGTGCCCGACCACGGAAGCCAATCTCGGCGACGGGTTGTTCCCGCTGGCGGAATACCTCGCGGCGGGTGGCCGCTTCGGCATCGGCTCCGACAGCCAGGTCTCGGTCAGCCCAATCGAGGAGCTGCGCTGGCTCGAGTACGGCCAGCGGCTGCTGCACGGCCGGCGCAGCATCGCCGCGAGCGAAACCGACCCGCACTGCGGCAGCCGGTTGTACCGCGCCGCGATCGACGGCGGCAGCCGCGCCCTCGGGCAGCCGGGCGCCGCGATTGCGGCCGGGCAGGCGGCCGACCTGGTGGTGCTCGACGGTGGCCATCCGCTGCTGGCCGGCGCGCAGGACGACGAACTGCTCGACCGGTTGGTGTTCGCCGGCAACCGGCCGCTAGTCGCGCGGGTCACGGTGGCCGGGCGCGAGGTCGTGCGCGAAGGTCGTCATGTGCTGGCGGACGAGGCGGCTGCAGCATTTCGCGACCTCATGAACCGCCTGCGTGCCGGCTGA
- the hutI gene encoding imidazolonepropionase, whose amino-acid sequence MTTPWDDLWIDAHLATMAGNGVPYGTIRDGAVAARDGRIAWIGARRDLPDAPVRCARAVHELGGAWLTPGLIDCHTHLVFGGTRVGEFEARCRGDSYEAIARRGGGILSTVAATRAAPDAELHRSARERLRALLAEGVTTIEIKSGYGLDRPTERRMLATARAVGRELGVEVRTTYLGAHTVAPEFAGRADAYVDFICNEMLPGLAAAGLADAVDAYCEPIAFTTEQIARLFTRARALGLPVKLHADQLSDSGGAALAARFGALSADHLEYASEAGIRALAAAGSVAVLLPGAWHTLRATRRPPVADLRHHGVPIAIATDCNPGSSPTLSLLLMLNLACHCFGLSPEESLAGVTRCAARALGLGADRGTLEVGKRADLAAWRISEPAELSYWMGHNPLLEVIAGGKHVISA is encoded by the coding sequence ATGACGACGCCCTGGGACGACCTCTGGATCGATGCCCACCTCGCCACCATGGCGGGCAACGGCGTGCCCTACGGCACCATCCGCGACGGTGCAGTGGCCGCCCGGGACGGGCGCATCGCCTGGATCGGCGCCCGGCGCGACCTGCCCGATGCCCCGGTGCGCTGCGCCCGTGCGGTGCATGAACTGGGCGGCGCCTGGCTCACGCCCGGCCTGATCGATTGCCACACGCACCTGGTATTCGGCGGCACACGGGTCGGCGAGTTCGAAGCCCGTTGCCGTGGCGACAGCTACGAGGCGATCGCGCGGCGCGGCGGCGGCATCCTCTCCACCGTCGCCGCCACCCGCGCCGCCCCGGACGCCGAATTGCACCGCAGCGCCCGTGAGCGCCTGCGTGCCCTGCTCGCGGAAGGCGTCACCACGATCGAGATCAAGTCCGGCTACGGCCTCGACCGCCCGACCGAGCGGCGCATGCTCGCCACCGCCCGGGCCGTCGGCCGCGAACTGGGCGTCGAGGTGCGGACGACGTATCTCGGTGCGCACACGGTGGCGCCGGAGTTCGCCGGCCGCGCCGACGCCTACGTCGACTTCATCTGCAATGAGATGCTGCCCGGCCTCGCGGCCGCGGGACTGGCCGACGCCGTGGATGCCTACTGCGAGCCGATTGCCTTCACCACGGAACAGATCGCGCGCCTGTTCACCCGCGCGCGCGCGCTCGGCCTGCCGGTCAAGCTGCACGCGGACCAGCTCAGCGACAGCGGCGGCGCCGCGCTCGCCGCGCGCTTCGGCGCACTGTCCGCCGACCACCTCGAGTACGCCAGCGAGGCCGGCATCCGTGCGCTGGCGGCGGCCGGCTCGGTGGCGGTGCTCCTGCCGGGGGCCTGGCACACGCTGCGCGCAACCAGGCGCCCGCCGGTCGCAGACCTGCGCCACCACGGGGTGCCGATCGCCATTGCAACCGACTGCAACCCCGGCAGCTCGCCGACGCTGTCGCTGCTGCTGATGCTGAACCTGGCCTGCCACTGCTTCGGGCTTTCGCCCGAGGAGAGCCTCGCCGGCGTCACGCGCTGTGCCGCGCGCGCGCTCGGGCTCGGCGCCGACCGCGGCACGCTCGAGGTGGGTAAGCGCGCCGATCTCGCGGCCTGGCGGATCAGCGAACCAGCCGAACTGAGTTACTGGATGGGTCATAATCCGCTGCTCGAAGTGATTGCCGGCGGCAAGCACGTCATCAGCGCCTGA